CTCCTCCAGTTGCTCCAGACACCATTTCCCCCAAAACTGGAGTTTAGCGGGTGAGAAGACTTGACGATGCCCATAGCAAGCCTGAGCTTGCTCCTCATAGGGAACGGCAATGAGGAGGCGACGACGGGTGACCTTGAGCAGCTGGCTCAAGGCCAGTGGCAGCTCGCTCTCTTCCAGATGCTCCAGGAGGTGGATGGCCGTGACGGTATCAAACTGTCCCAGGCGCAGAAAGGCCGGCTGGCAGAGGTCCTGCTGCTCAAGGCGTAGCTGAGTGGCCAGTCCCAGCGTTTCAGCCAGGAGCGCTGATAAGCGCAGCGCCTCGGCCCGCCGATCAACGGCGACAATGGACCCCGGCAAGCAGTGACCGCCTTTGGCGACGAGCAGTGGCCAGTAGGCACAGGCACAGCCGACATCAAGCAGGCTCTTCCCACATAGCAGAGAGTGCAGGCGGCGATAGATGGCAGCAAAGGCAGCAATGGTCTCGCTTCCCTCGTTGTTCTCGATGCTGGTCGCGAGACTCGCGGGACTTTGAGCGATCCGCTCGCTCAGCTGAGTGAAGGTGTTCAGGGCAAAGAGGCGCCAGGCTCGTAAGGGCGCTGTTGGTTCAAAGGAGACAATGAGGGCGTTCAGGACAGCACTAAAGTCGGCTTCGCTCTGCAGCCAGCCACTCCTCACCAACTCCTGTTGAAGATAGTCAACGAGCCGATTATCGCTCTCCTGCTCACTCAGCCAATGGGCCAGGAGCCGCTCCTCCAGTACAGGCTCCTCTGCCGCCTTCGCCCGCCGGGCAAGCAGAAAATGGGACGTTCGCCGAATGCTCCAGCCCTGGCGTAATAGCTGGCGTACAAGTAGCTCTCGCTCATATTCGTCAGCCAGAGCAAGGACGCGCACATTCCCCGCTTTGATGGCCCGGAGACGACGCGCTCTCCCGTCTGACCGGCGCTCTCCCTCAGCTCTCTCGCTGGCCTTCTCGATGATTCCCCTCCCTCCTTGCATGCTCAGCTCACCCCAATGCCTCCTCCGATGTTGTCGCTCAGAGGCTGTCTGCTGGGCTGCAGGCCGCAAGGCAATTGATTCTTTCTAGAGAGTAATATCAGTTTAACTACTACAGTAGATCTTTGAAGATCAAGCAGAGATGGACTTGATTGACTCACGGGAGTCTGGTATACTTATCACATACTATCACAGATCCTCAGTACTCTGCTTCCAGAGCGAAGCACCGGGCACTGAGAGCCTCAGCACGGGCCACTGAGGCTTGCGCTGCAGCGTACGTGTGCCAAGCCCGGGTCAGGCATAGGTACTTCCTCCCACCCTTCTGAAGCTTTTGACGTGATCAAGGGCAGAGTTCTGTCACTGCCCAGCGGGTCGCCAGGCCAAGAAGGGAGGTGAAGGAAAGCTTCTTGACCTGGCGCCGATGCACCTGTGCGGCTGGTAGACCGGTTCTGACGCCTGGCAAGCAGCCTGGGGCCCGTCTCTCTCCTTCACTGCATCAATCTGGCTGAGCACAGGCCAGAGGAGGGCCTTGCTGATCGAGGAAGCAGTCAACTGTGAGTCGAATCGTCTGACACTCTGCCGTGCTGCCACAGACTGGCATACTCTGCCTGCGTCCATCGCTGAGCAGCGTCGGCTCCTGCCCTCGGTCAGCTCAGCCGAAGAGCCGCTATTTCCCTTCAGGTTCGTACTGACTGATAGTCATGAGCAACCGATCAACCGGTAACGGTGAGCAAGCAGGTCTGGCGTCGCAGCCAGATGAGCAGAGCAAGGCTGCTAGTAGGCAAGACTAGTGGCCAGAAAGGATGAGCTTATGGCGACCGCAACCTCGACGACGCAGGTACGCAATCGCTGGATCATTGTCATCGCAGCCATTGTGATGCAGCTCGCGCTCGGCTCTGTCTACGCCTGGAGCGTCTTCTCCTCCCAGTTGCAAAAACTCTATGGCTGGGATAACACGCAGGCAACGCTGCCTTTTACGATCGCCATCCTCGTTCTTGGTATTGCCGCGGCCATCGGCGGCTTCTGGATGGACCGCGTTGGGCCGCGCATTGTAGGAACAACCGCGGCTGTCTGCTACGGCTTAGGTGTCTTTTTGGCTGGTTTCACCGGCAATCAGCTCGCACTCCTCTGCCTGGCCTACGGGGTCCTTGGGGGTCTGGGCATGGGTCTTGGCTATATTGTGCCTGTGGCGACCCTGGTCAAGTGGTTCCCCGATAAGCGTGGCATGGTGACCGGTCTGGCCGTCTTCGGCTTTGGCGGCGGAGCGGTGATTGTCTCGCAGGTAGGGCCGCTGCTGATGAGCGCCTATGGTGGAGGGGTTCAGGCCCGCGGCATTGGTCCGGCCTTCATGACCCTCGGCATCATCTACCTGATCCTGATTGGTCTCGCCTCCCAGTTCTACGCCAATCCCCCGGCGGGCTACCGTCCTGCTGGCTGGACTCCGAGTGCTCAGGTCATCGCCCAGCGGGCCACCCGCGATCTTACTCCGGGCGAGGCGCTGACGCGCTGGCAATGGTATGCGCTCTGGGGCATTCTGGCCCTCAACGTGACCGCCGGCATCGCCATGATCTCTCAAGCCAAACAGATTGCCCTTGGCGGCGGGGCCCCTGATGCTCTGGCCACGCTCTTTGTCAGCCTCATCTCTATCTTCAATGCCTGTGGGCGCTTTGTCTGGGCCTGGCTCTCGGATCTCATCGGGCGTCGCCAGGTTTTTATGATTATGTTCGCCCTGCAGGTGGTGCTCTTTCTGCTGATGGCGGTCTTCGTCAAGTCGTTCGCCATCATCCTGGTGCCAGCCTTGCTGGTGGCCCTCTGCTATGGCGGCGGCTTCGGCACCATGCCAGCCTTCACGGCGGACTACTTCGGTCCGAAAAATTCCGGCTCGATCTACGGTCTGATGCTGACCGCCTGGAGCGCCGGCGGCGTGCTCGGGCCGATCCTGATCGCCCAGGTCAAGGATCGCACCGGTGGCTACGTCGTGGCCCTGGTGGCTCTGGCCATCATCATGGTTCTGAGCTTCCTGCTGCCACTCCTCACGCGCCCGCCGCGCATCGAGGTCGAGGCCACGGGTGAGGCCGCTCCAGCATAAGCGAGTTGGACCCGTCAGCCAGGGTACAGGCCAGCCTGCCGCCAAAGCCCGAAGCCAGAGCGGCTGGTCTGTGCCCCTGTCAGCGAAGGAGAGCGTTCCATCTCTCCTGCCTCTCCTTCCTTGTATAGACTTCAATCATTGGCAGTATGGGAGCGTCACGACGCTTCAAGAAGAGAAAGGGCGAGGCTATGGCTGCAAGCAAACCCATTGCACCGCATCTGTGGGCCAGTTGGAAGCCCTTCGGCCTGGGCGAGCGCAAGCCTCATCACTTTACGGAGATCGCGCGCACCATCTGGCAGAATCGGCGCCATCCACTCTACGCCTGGCGCATTCTGACGCGCGGCTGCTGCGATGGCTGCGCCCTCGGCACCTACGGCATGCATGACTGGACGATGGACGGCATCCATCTGTGCACCATCCGTCTTAATCTACTGCAGCTGAATACAATGGAAGCGATGCCCTGGGAGCGGCTAACTAACGATTTAGAGAGCCTCAAGCAGCTCTCCAGTCCTCAGCTACGTCAGCTCGGTCGTCTTCCCTATCCAATGGTACGACGCCGCGGTGAAAGTGGCTTTCGGCGCGTCTCCTGGGACGAAGCGCTCGATCTGATCGCTGAACGTATCCGCGGCACCCGCCCGGATCGTCTGGCCTTCTATCTGACCTCGCGCGGCATCACCAACGAGGTCTACTATGTCGCCCAGAAGGTGGCCCGCTTCCTGGGCACCAATAATATCGATAATGCCGCCCGCGTCTGTCATTCCCCCAGCACAGTCGCCCTCAAGCAGACGTTGGGCGTTGGCGCCTCCTCGGTCTCCTACAAAGATTGGATCGGCACCGATCTGCTGATCCTGCTCGGCAGCGATATCGCCAATAACCAGCCGGTGACGACCAAATATCTCTACTACGCGAAAAAAGCCGGCACGCGCATCGTCGTGATCAATCCCTACAAGGAGCCGGGCCTGACGCGCTACTGGGTGCCCTCGGTCCCCGAGAGCGCCGTCATGGGCACCAGGCTGATGGACGACTTCTTCCAGGTTTCGACCGGCGGCGACATCGCCTTCCTCAACGGCACCCTGAAGTATCTGATCGAACAAGGCTGGGTCAATAACGACTTCATTGCCCGCCACACCGTGGGCTGGCCGGAGCTGCAGGCCGAGCTGGCTCAACAAGATTGGGAGACGCTAGAGCGCTACAGCGGCCTGTCGCGCGATGAGATGCGTCGCTTCGCCGAGTTAATTCACCAGGCGCGCAGCGGCATTCTCATCTGGAGCATGGGTCTGACCCAGCACACCTTCGGCGTCGACAACGTCAAGGCCGTAGTCAATCTGGCCCTTTCGCAGGGTTGGGTCGGCAAGGAGCACTGCGGCGTCGTACCCATCCGTGGTCACAGCGGCGTCCAGGGTGGAGCCGAGGTCGGCGCCGTGCCAGACCTGCTGCCAGGCGGAGCCTCCGTCAATAAGCCAGCCGATGTCGAGCGCTTCAGCCAGCTTTGGGGCTTCGAGGTGCCAGAAGGTACAGGGCTGCGCGCCGTTCAGATGATCGACGCCGCCTATGATGGTGATCTCGATGTGCTCTACTGCAGCGGCGGCAACTTCCTGGAGGTACTGCCTGATCCAGACTACGTGCGCCAGGCCCTGGAGCGCATCCCGATGCGCGTCCACCAGGATATCTTTGTGACCAGTCAGATGCTGGTTGATCCCGCGGATACAGTCGTGCTCTTGCCCGCCCAAACGCGCTATGAGCAGCCAGGAGGCGGGACTGAGACCAGCACAGAGCGGCGCATTATCTTTACGCCTGAGATACCCGGACTACGCATCGGCGAGGCGCGCTGCGAGTGGGAGATCTTCCAGGAGGTCGCCGCCCGCGTCTCTCCCGAGCGCCGCGAGCGCATCGTCTTCCCCAATGCTCAGGCAATCCGCGAGGAAATTGCGCGCGTGATGCCGCTCTACGCGGGTATCGAGCGTCTCCGTAAGCCGGGCGATCAGGTGCAGTATGGCGGGCGTGTCCTCTACCGCGATGGCCAGTTCAAAACTGCTGACGGCAAGGCCCATTTCTCCGTGCTGCGTCCGCCCGAGCTGAACCTGCCCGAGGGACGCTTTATGCTCTCAACCCGCCGCGGCAAGCAGTTCAACAGCCTGATCTATGGCAAAAAGGATACCATGAGCGGGGCCCCGCGCGACAGCCTCTTTATCTCTGCTGAGGATGCCGCCGCCCTGGGCCTGCATCACGGCGATCGCGTGCTGGTCAAGAGCGACAACGGCCAGAGCATGCCGTGCCGCATCTTCATCGACGAGATTAAGCCGCGCAACGTGCAAGCCTTCTGGCCGGAATGCAACGTCCTCCTTCGCCGGCGAGTCTGCGATACCGCCGCCGGCATGCCCGACTACAACGCGATTGTTGAGATCGTGCCTCTGACGACGCCTGCCCTGGCAACAGCGAGCAGCAGGAGCCACTAATCAGGCGCTGATCAGCCGCGATCTGATCACCCCGCCAAGCCCAGGCTAGCCAGTGCGCAAGAGAACAAGAGGGGCGGCTGCGGCCCGCAGAACAGGTCACAGCCGCCCGCCCTTCCTCCCGGGGACAGGGAGGCAAGTGCGAGAGCCTCGCGGCTCTCTTAGGAAAGGGAGCCAGGGTCGGGTACCGCGGTGCTCAAGGGGGTGAAATCTGCTCGCTGCACTCGCTCGCCCGCCGGCTCTCTCCCTGTGTCAGCATCGGTCAGCGATTAGCATACTCCCTGAGAATGTCGTTGAGCGGCTCTCGCTGGATACATTGCTCGAAGCGGAACGACTGGAGCAGGCGATCAAGCTCAGCCTCGCTCAGGCCAGCAAAGAGCGCAGCAAATTCCCCCAGCAGCGGCTCCGCCAACAGAATGTGGCGCACCAGCCGACGAATCAGCCAGCCCGCCCCAAACGGGAAAGGAGCATAGTCAGGGAACTCACGCGCAAAGGTCTCCTCCAGCGGCTGCATGATATGGCGGATCTGCGTATCCAATGTCCCCCAGGTATCGACGCCGAGACGGGCCTTCTTCTCCAGGAAAGGACGCAGCAGCTCGTTCCAGGGGGAGTCGGGCGCGGTATAGACCAGGCCCTGGAGACCGATATCCTTGTAGGTCCAGATGGACCAGCTCGCTCCATAGCGCTGGTAGATCTCCAGCTGATCGCGCAACAACTGATAGCGCATGGCATCGCTCTCTGGCTCGCCGCGGTAGACTGGGCCAAACTCGCCGATCCAGATCGGGCTGCCCTTCTCACGCATGAAGGCCGTGCGCTTCAGAAAGACCTCTTCAACAACGCTGGCATCAAAGTACTGGCCATCGGTATAACCCGGGTAGGGGCCTCCGTGGATGAAACCAGGCTCAGCATAGTCGTGGGCCGTAAAAACCGTATTGGGCCAGAGCTCCTGGAACATGTGAAAATCTTGTGAATAGTGGTTCCCATCGAAAAAGATGATATGGTGGGGATCGACCGCGCGAATGGCCTCGTAGAGGCGGCGATAGAAGGGCTCAATCAGCTCGCCTGTTGGATCGCCAGGCTCGTTCATTGGATTGTAGCCCGCTACCCAGGGATGGTCTCGATAATGGCTGGCAAGCGCCTGCCAGAGATGCACCGCTCGATCCTGGAAATGGCGATGCTTCCAGAACAGCGCCTTGTGCGTCGGATTATCGCTATGCCAGTCCTGGTTTTGGTAGCCCGGCAAAGCGTGCAGATCGAGAATGGTATAAATCCCCTGCTCCGCACAGAGATTGACCACCCGATCCAGATGCTGGAAGCCCTCTTCTTTGACGACAAAAGGCTCCATATCTGACTCAAAGTGCCGATAGTTGATCGGAATGCGCACCAGATTGAGCCCGAGCGAGGCAATGAAGCGCGCATCTTCTGGACCAAAGAAGTAGTCCAGGAAGCGGTCAAAGAAGAAGCGATAGCGCTCGGGGCCAAGCACCTTGTATAAGGCTTCACGCTGCGCCTCCTCATTGGCCGGATAGCCAGTAATGAAGTTCTCCATGTTCATCCAGCCACCCAGGCCGACGCCGCGTAAGATCACGGGCTGGCCCTCAGCGTTAACAATCTGTGACCCCTGCGTAGTGAGCATACCTGATGTCATCTTATCCTTTCTCGTTCTCATGGTTGTGACGAGCCGGGTTTTGCCAGCTCAGCTGTTCGCCTGTCCCTTTGCCTCGGCATTGCCTCCTCTGCCTCGCCTCCCTCTGCCTTGCCGGAGATCGTAGCCTCAGCGAGGAGGCGACTGCCAGCCTCCCCCGGCTCCAGGAGCGCAATGCTGCCCTGCAATCGCCGCTCCTTTGTCTGTCAGACGGCCTCAGCGGCTGAAACCGGCCAACAAGCCCGTCAGCAGCTGTCGTCTGCCGAAGATATAGAGCAAGAGCATCGGCACCGCCGAGAGGAAGACAGCGGCCATAATGGCAGGCACATCGGCAGCATACTGCCCCTGGAAGCTCCACAAAGCGAGCGGCAACACGCGCACCTCCGGGCTTTGGGTCAATACCAAGGGAAAGAGGAACCCGTTCCAGACCTGGATCGACTCATAAATGGTCACCGTGATCAAGGCCGGGCGCGAGAGTGGAATGACGAGCCGCCAGAGAATCTGCCAATGGCTGGCGCCATCCAGGCGCATCGCCTCATGCAACTCGGCAGGAATATCACGAATAAAGGTCACCAGTACCAGCACCGACAAAGGTACTCCAAAGGCCACATAGGGCAGGATCAGGGCAAAGAGCGTATCATAGAGACGCATGCCACTGATGAGGGCATAGATCGGAATGATCACGGCCTGCAAAGGGATGGCCAGACCCAGCAGGAACAGGCTGAAGATGGCTCGCGTCAGCCGGTTGCGCATGCGCGCGATTGCGTAGGCCGCCGGGACCGAGATCAACAGGATCAGAGCCACACTGATCACCAGCACAAAGAGACTGTTGAGCAGATACAGGCCAAAGCCATTCTCCCAGACCCTGCTATAGTTTTCCAACGTCGGCTGTGATGGAGGCAGCCAGGGATTATCGAGATAGAAGCCAGCCTGTGAGCGGAAGCTGCTCATCAGCATGTAGAACAGCGGGTAGAAGGCCACCACAAACCAGAGCAAGCCGCAGAAAGCTGGGATCAGCTCAACCAGCCGACTCGTCCGGAAAGGCCGCTGTTGGTGCGGGGGCTGCTCCGTCGGCACACGCTTCTTCTCCAGGTCTGCTTCACCGGACGGTGCCGGCGCCACCCTGGCTGCGGCCCTCATCGGCGCGCTTTGCCCCCCAGCAAAGGGAAGCCCGCTCAGAAGTGCACGGTTCAGCCGCATCGCCTCGCCTCCTTCTCTTCTGCTTTCCATTCTTTCCTTTCCTCTCTCCGCCAGGCCGCTCAGAGACCTTCTAGCTGGCTCGACATACGCAAGAAACCGGTCACCCGCAGCAGCAAGAGAGAGAGCGCAATGCCGCTCGCAGCCAGGACCAGAGCGATGACGCTGCCGTAGCCAACCTGCTCATTCACAAAGGCCGTGACATACATGTGCAACGGCAGGATGCGCGTTGCGTAGCCTGGCCCGCCGCCAGTCATCACCCAAATCAAATCGAAGTAGGTCAGCGAGCCGGTCAGCATAAAGATTGAAGAAGTGATAATGGTATACTTCAATTGCGGCAGCGTGATCGAGAAGAACTTACGCAATCTACCGGCCCCATCAAGCTCGGCGACATCATAGAGCTCGCGGGGGATCTGACGTGCACCCGTCATATAGAGTAGAGAATGGAAGGGAATGAACTGCCAGGCAATGACAATGGCCACAACATAGAAAGCCAGGTTTGGGTCGCCAAGCCAGCCACGCGCCCAAGAAGAGAGGCCGACGGCGCGCAGGGTCACATTGATCAGGCCGAAATTGGGATCAAGGATCGAGACCCAGGTGATCCCAATCGCCACGGTTGAGAAGAGCAAAGGCAAGAAGTAGAAGACGCTCAGCACAGCGCGATAACGCTGTTGGCCCGCCATAAAGACCCCGAGCAGCAGACTCAGCGGCGTCTGCAGGACCCAGGTCAGAATCATCATCTCGATGGTCAGACCCACAGCGTGCAGCGTCAGCGGATCGGAGAAGAAATGGAGCCAGTTTGCAGGGCCGACCCAGGCCGCCTGGGCAATACCATTCCAGTTCGTAAAGCTCAGGTACAGGGCCACCAACAGGGGGAAGAGCGCGAACAAAGCATAGAAGCACAGGGCCGGGGCCGTCCACAGGAGCGCCGGCCAGGAAGCAGGCCCTCTTCTGGTAGGGGCAATGCGTGCGGTCACACTCATACTCATGGCTTTAGCCTCAGCTCAACCAACGGAGAACAACAGGTGCTAGCAACGCCTCCTGGCCTCCCCGACAACGCAGACGATCAGTCAAACGACTGGCGCCCAGAGAAGCGGCCAGCACTCAGCGCTCAGGCAATCCACCCGCTGCGGGTAGCATCCAGCAGGCGACAAGGGAGGCACATGGAAGAAAGGATAGATGGGTGGAACAGGGAACCCTCCCCGCTCGTAGACCCTGTTCCACCCACCGCCACGCTACAGCTACCGCTGCGAGTAGCCAGCCTGCGCTACATCAGGTACCGATCGTTTGATTCATGTTGGCCGAGAACTGCTGTGGCGAGATCTGGCGCAAGAAGAGCTGGTCCAGATTGGTCAGCAGGGCCTGGGCTGGCTGCGGAGGCAGGGCCTGGTCCCAGGCCAGCTGGAAGTGGGCAGCCTTCTGTACCAGGCGATAGACGAAGAGCAGCCAGTCGCTATGTGGTGCATTGCTCAGCTTATTCTCGATGCCCTTGACTGGGGGGATCTCGCCGAGGGCAATGCGCCGATCGACCGCTTCGTCGTTCAGTACGGCATCCTTGAGATAGGTTACGCAGGCCTGGATAGCCTTCGACGTCTTGGCAACCGAGTAGTAATTGCAAGGGACGCCCGTCAGATTGGAGGGATCGCCGACGCCGCCCTCAACCGCCGGGAAGGGGAACCAGCCCAGCTTTCCCTGTTGGATAAAGGCCGGATCATCGTTCGTGATGGTGCCGAAGTCCCAGGTGCCCATCAGGTGCATGGCCGCCTTGCCGGTATAGAGCAGGGCGCTCGCCTGGCCAGTATCGTAGCTCACCGAGGCAAAACCGCTGCCGAACGCCCCAGCAGCCACCAGGTCCTGAATCATCGTATTGGCCTTGATAATGGCCGGGTTTGACCAGGCATTGGGCTGATTGGCCATGATGGCATCAAAGACCTGCGGGCCGCCAAGGCGATCGACCAGGTACATCTCATACATCAAATAGGTCCACTTACTGGCCCCACCGAGGGCAATCGGCTGCAGACCCTGCTGCTTCACCGTCTTCACCAGAGCGAGCAGGTCACCCCAGGTCTGAGGAATCGAGAGCTTATACTTTGCGAAGATATCCTTATTATAGAGAAAGACCACCGGCTGCACCCCATCGTTGGGAATGCCATAGATGTGGTTGTTGAAGGTGGCAGCGCCGAGTGAAGAAGGCAGGAAGCGATCGCGCCAGGCTGGATCAGCGTTGAGATCGGGGGTCAAATCGTAAACATCGCCGGCATCGATATAGGACTTGAGGATGCCACCGCCCCAGCCAAAGAAAATATCGGGCGGCTGGTGCGCTCCCATCGCTACCTGGAGCTTCTGCTTATAGGGGTCATTCTGGAAGAATTGGACGGTGGCGTGAATCGAGGAATGTGTCTGGTTGAACTTCGCCGTGATGTCCTGAATCAGCTTCTGGTCATTGCCATTGCTGATATCCCAGACGACAATCGACTGGGAGTTGCTACTGCCGCCGCTCTGGCCACCCACGCCAAAGCAGCCCGAGAGCAACGCGGCCAGCGAGACCGCGCTGGTTGTCTGGAGAAAGTCGCGGCGAGAGAGTCTCCTTTGCTGCATAGTTCCATCTCCTCTGGCATCTTTGCTCGCCCGTCGTGATTGAGGCCCACGCACGCAGTGGCATGGCGCTGCACATGGACAGACCCGGAAAACATCCTTGCTTGGCCGGAAGAACAGGGCAGCCGTCTGGCTGGCCAGGCTCCTGCTGCCGTCCCGGGACGGGGGCCAGACAGAAACAGAGAGACCGAAGCGAGCCGACATCGGAGCCGCCGCCAGAGCGGCTGCCTTGTGAGCAATAGATCAGGCGCTCGTCGTTGAGAAGAGCCTCCTTTCTGCAGCAGCAGCTGCTGCGACTGCCTGCGCCGCCGGCCCTGGCGGCTGGCAGGATGCAGACGAATCCGCCTGCCATCCTTACATGCATACAGCCAGACGTGTATACATACTGATGTGTTTTCTACCAGTGATTTATGAGCACACGCCTCCCTGCGATGATCGGCGCCCTGGCGAGCGCTAGCGATCAGGCGATGGTGGGGGCGCGCAGGACTCACGCACAACCAGGGAGGTCGCCAGCTCCACGCGCATGCTATCGAGGAGTTCGCCTGCAATCAGGCGCAACAACATCGCTGTTGCCATGCGACCCATTTCGGCCAGAGGCTGGCGGATCGTCGTCAGCGCTGGGGAGACCATTGTTGCGATCGGCACATCGTCGAAGCCGACCACGCTCACATCGTCAGGGACGCGCAGGCCATGTGCCCGCAGAGCAGCGTAGACACCCATCGCCTGCAAATCGCTGCCGGCGAAGATGGCCGTCGGCGGCTGGGGCAAAGCCAGCAGCGCGCAGGTCTGATCGTAGCCTGTCTGCTGGCGAAACTCGCCG
The sequence above is a segment of the Thermogemmatispora onikobensis genome. Coding sequences within it:
- a CDS encoding glycoside hydrolase family 5 protein, producing the protein MTSGMLTTQGSQIVNAEGQPVILRGVGLGGWMNMENFITGYPANEEAQREALYKVLGPERYRFFFDRFLDYFFGPEDARFIASLGLNLVRIPINYRHFESDMEPFVVKEEGFQHLDRVVNLCAEQGIYTILDLHALPGYQNQDWHSDNPTHKALFWKHRHFQDRAVHLWQALASHYRDHPWVAGYNPMNEPGDPTGELIEPFYRRLYEAIRAVDPHHIIFFDGNHYSQDFHMFQELWPNTVFTAHDYAEPGFIHGGPYPGYTDGQYFDASVVEEVFLKRTAFMREKGSPIWIGEFGPVYRGEPESDAMRYQLLRDQLEIYQRYGASWSIWTYKDIGLQGLVYTAPDSPWNELLRPFLEKKARLGVDTWGTLDTQIRHIMQPLEETFAREFPDYAPFPFGAGWLIRRLVRHILLAEPLLGEFAALFAGLSEAELDRLLQSFRFEQCIQREPLNDILREYANR
- a CDS encoding carbohydrate ABC transporter permease; the encoded protein is MSVTARIAPTRRGPASWPALLWTAPALCFYALFALFPLLVALYLSFTNWNGIAQAAWVGPANWLHFFSDPLTLHAVGLTIEMMILTWVLQTPLSLLLGVFMAGQQRYRAVLSVFYFLPLLFSTVAIGITWVSILDPNFGLINVTLRAVGLSSWARGWLGDPNLAFYVVAIVIAWQFIPFHSLLYMTGARQIPRELYDVAELDGAGRLRKFFSITLPQLKYTIITSSIFMLTGSLTYFDLIWVMTGGGPGYATRILPLHMYVTAFVNEQVGYGSVIALVLAASGIALSLLLLRVTGFLRMSSQLEGL
- a CDS encoding carbohydrate ABC transporter permease, producing the protein MRLNRALLSGLPFAGGQSAPMRAAARVAPAPSGEADLEKKRVPTEQPPHQQRPFRTSRLVELIPAFCGLLWFVVAFYPLFYMLMSSFRSQAGFYLDNPWLPPSQPTLENYSRVWENGFGLYLLNSLFVLVISVALILLISVPAAYAIARMRNRLTRAIFSLFLLGLAIPLQAVIIPIYALISGMRLYDTLFALILPYVAFGVPLSVLVLVTFIRDIPAELHEAMRLDGASHWQILWRLVIPLSRPALITVTIYESIQVWNGFLFPLVLTQSPEVRVLPLALWSFQGQYAADVPAIMAAVFLSAVPMLLLYIFGRRQLLTGLLAGFSR
- a CDS encoding class I SAM-dependent methyltransferase; the encoded protein is MQGGRGIIEKASERAEGERRSDGRARRLRAIKAGNVRVLALADEYERELLVRQLLRQGWSIRRTSHFLLARRAKAAEEPVLEERLLAHWLSEQESDNRLVDYLQQELVRSGWLQSEADFSAVLNALIVSFEPTAPLRAWRLFALNTFTQLSERIAQSPASLATSIENNEGSETIAAFAAIYRRLHSLLCGKSLLDVGCACAYWPLLVAKGGHCLPGSIVAVDRRAEALRLSALLAETLGLATQLRLEQQDLCQPAFLRLGQFDTVTAIHLLEHLEESELPLALSQLLKVTRRRLLIAVPYEEQAQACYGHRQVFSPAKLQFWGKWCLEQLEEEAVYWCEDLLGGLLVIERRQQP
- a CDS encoding substrate-binding domain-containing protein yields the protein MQQRRLSRRDFLQTTSAVSLAALLSGCFGVGGQSGGSSNSQSIVVWDISNGNDQKLIQDITAKFNQTHSSIHATVQFFQNDPYKQKLQVAMGAHQPPDIFFGWGGGILKSYIDAGDVYDLTPDLNADPAWRDRFLPSSLGAATFNNHIYGIPNDGVQPVVFLYNKDIFAKYKLSIPQTWGDLLALVKTVKQQGLQPIALGGASKWTYLMYEMYLVDRLGGPQVFDAIMANQPNAWSNPAIIKANTMIQDLVAAGAFGSGFASVSYDTGQASALLYTGKAAMHLMGTWDFGTITNDDPAFIQQGKLGWFPFPAVEGGVGDPSNLTGVPCNYYSVAKTSKAIQACVTYLKDAVLNDEAVDRRIALGEIPPVKGIENKLSNAPHSDWLLFVYRLVQKAAHFQLAWDQALPPQPAQALLTNLDQLFLRQISPQQFSANMNQTIGT
- a CDS encoding FdhF/YdeP family oxidoreductase, with the protein product MAASKPIAPHLWASWKPFGLGERKPHHFTEIARTIWQNRRHPLYAWRILTRGCCDGCALGTYGMHDWTMDGIHLCTIRLNLLQLNTMEAMPWERLTNDLESLKQLSSPQLRQLGRLPYPMVRRRGESGFRRVSWDEALDLIAERIRGTRPDRLAFYLTSRGITNEVYYVAQKVARFLGTNNIDNAARVCHSPSTVALKQTLGVGASSVSYKDWIGTDLLILLGSDIANNQPVTTKYLYYAKKAGTRIVVINPYKEPGLTRYWVPSVPESAVMGTRLMDDFFQVSTGGDIAFLNGTLKYLIEQGWVNNDFIARHTVGWPELQAELAQQDWETLERYSGLSRDEMRRFAELIHQARSGILIWSMGLTQHTFGVDNVKAVVNLALSQGWVGKEHCGVVPIRGHSGVQGGAEVGAVPDLLPGGASVNKPADVERFSQLWGFEVPEGTGLRAVQMIDAAYDGDLDVLYCSGGNFLEVLPDPDYVRQALERIPMRVHQDIFVTSQMLVDPADTVVLLPAQTRYEQPGGGTETSTERRIIFTPEIPGLRIGEARCEWEIFQEVAARVSPERRERIVFPNAQAIREEIARVMPLYAGIERLRKPGDQVQYGGRVLYRDGQFKTADGKAHFSVLRPPELNLPEGRFMLSTRRGKQFNSLIYGKKDTMSGAPRDSLFISAEDAAALGLHHGDRVLVKSDNGQSMPCRIFIDEIKPRNVQAFWPECNVLLRRRVCDTAAGMPDYNAIVEIVPLTTPALATASSRSH
- a CDS encoding L-lactate MFS transporter, with protein sequence MATATSTTQVRNRWIIVIAAIVMQLALGSVYAWSVFSSQLQKLYGWDNTQATLPFTIAILVLGIAAAIGGFWMDRVGPRIVGTTAAVCYGLGVFLAGFTGNQLALLCLAYGVLGGLGMGLGYIVPVATLVKWFPDKRGMVTGLAVFGFGGGAVIVSQVGPLLMSAYGGGVQARGIGPAFMTLGIIYLILIGLASQFYANPPAGYRPAGWTPSAQVIAQRATRDLTPGEALTRWQWYALWGILALNVTAGIAMISQAKQIALGGGAPDALATLFVSLISIFNACGRFVWAWLSDLIGRRQVFMIMFALQVVLFLLMAVFVKSFAIILVPALLVALCYGGGFGTMPAFTADYFGPKNSGSIYGLMLTAWSAGGVLGPILIAQVKDRTGGYVVALVALAIIMVLSFLLPLLTRPPRIEVEATGEAAPA